AACTCCCAAAGCTGAGGAGAAGATTAAGGCCGCTGGTGGCGAGGTTCTCCTCGCCTGATTCCCTTTAATTTTCAAAAAAATCTCGGGTGTTGCCAATGGGAAGACTAAGGGACCTGACGTTTGCTTTAGAACGGTATTTCCCTGAAGTTGAGCGGCCAAAACGGCGCGTTCCGCTTAAGGAGAAGTTTATGTGGACGGGCATTGTCCTGCTGTTGTACTTCATACTGGCTGAAATGCCCCTGTATGGGATGCCCAAGAACATCCAGGACTATTTCGCAACGCTTCGTTTTGTTCTCGCAGGTAGAAGTGGATCCCTGCTGACGTTGGGTATCGGTCCAATAGTCACCGCGAGTATTATAATGCAACTTCTCGTGGGCTCTGAGATAGTCCACCTCGACTTGTCGAATCATGAGGACAGGAGGTTTTACCAGGCCGCCCAGAAGCTGTTTGCCGTGTTTATGAGCTTCTTCGAGGCCGGAGTTTACGTCTTCGCCGGTGCGTTCGGGAGGGTGGATAGCAACCTCAGTGCGTTCCAGACGGTAACCACCCCACAGGGGGCTGCGTTCATAGGTCTAGGACTGGCGATACTGTTGTTGTTACAACTTGGATTTGCATCAACGATGCTGATTCTCCTCGATGAACTCGTCAGCAAGTGGGGCATCGGAAGTGGTATCAGCCTCTTCATCGCTGCTGGGGTCTCTCAGCAGGTTATAGTTAAATCACTCAGCCCTATGACGACATCAAGCTACATCGACCCAGTTACGGGGGGACCTGCCATAATCGGCGCCATTCCAGCGTTCATCCAGCACCTTATACACGGTGATGTGAGCGGGGCCATATACAGGGGGGCCTTGCCGGATATGCTGGATCTCACGGCGACCATAATAGTGTTCCTTGTGGTGGTGTACCTGGAGAGCATGCGCGTTGAGATACCCCTCAGCTACGGCCGTGTCACCGTTCGTGGAAGGTACCCAATAAGATTCATGTACGTCAGCAACATCCCGATCATCTTGACCTTTGCACTCTACGCCAACGTCCAGTTATGGGCAAGGCTTCTTTACAGCAGGGGCATAACCTGGCTGGGTACGTTCGATTCCAGGGGTAATCCTGCCAGCGGAATCGTCACCTACCTCTACCCTACTAGGGATATCTACCACGTCATAGCACAGCCGGGTCATGCCCTGATATACGCGGTTAGCACTATAATCTGGGCCCTTATCTTCGGCTTCCTGTGGGTGGAACTCACAGGACTTGATGCCAAGAGCATCGCCAGACAGCTTCAGCAGGCAGGACTCCAGATACCTGGCTTCAGAAGGGATCCGAGAATCCTGGAGAGGGTGCTCAACAGATACATCCCCTACGTTACCTTCTGGGGATCGTTCACCCTGGCCATAGTAGCGGTGCTGGCGGATTTCCTTGGAGCACTTGGTACAGGAACGGGAATACTGCTTACGGTGGGTATACTCTACAGGTTCTACGAGGAGATCGCCAGGGAGCAGGCAACTGAGATGTTCCCGATGCTAAGGAAGTTCTTCACCAAGTGAGCCTTTCTTTCTTTACAAAACCTTTTAAACCCGCTTTTATTAATTCCTCCAGAGCCTCCTTGGGTGAGTGTAATGCCGTTTGTGGTCATGATAACTGGCATCCCGGGTGTAGGGAAGAGCACAATAACAAAGCTTGCCCTCAAACAGGTGCGGGTCAAGTTTAGGCTCCTCAACTTCGGGGATTTGATGTTTGAGGAGGCCGTGAAAGCGGGTCTGGTATCCCACAGGGACGAGATGAGGAAGCTGAACCCGGACCTGCAGAGACGTCTTCAGATGAAAGTCGCGGAGAAGATCGTGGAGATATCACAGAAGGAACCCGTGCTCATCGACACTCACGCCACGATAAGAACACCCGTTGGTTACCTGCTTGGATTCCCCAGGGAGGTTATAGAGGTTATAAACCCGAACTTCATAGTTATAATTGAGGCGACCCCAAGTGAGATACTTGGAAGGCGCCTCCGCGACCTGAAGCGCGACAGGGACGTGGAGACCGAGGAGCAGATACAGCGGCACCAGGATCTCAACAGGGCTGCCGCGGTGAGTTATGCCATGCATTCAAATGCACTGATTAAGGTGATCGAGAACCATGAGGACAAGGGCCTTGAGGAGGCCGTTTATGAACTTGTTGAGGTACTGAATTTGGCGGTGGGGGAATATGCTTGAGGGAATATACGTCTTCCTTGATAAGGTCTTCGGACCAATGATACTTCACTATCAGCCCATATGGGTTGTTACGGTAGCAGGAGCAATACTGGGAGCATTTTTTACTCTGTTGAACTACATCCTTGTGGATCAGGAGAAGGTCAAGCTCCTTCAGAAGAAGAGCAAGGAGTTCCAGCAGAAGTATCGTAAAGCACAGCTTGAAAAAGATGAGAAAAAACTCAGAAAAATGCAGCAGGAGCAGATGGAACTCATGAAGCTTCAGAGTGAGGTCATGAAGGATACTATGCTTAAGGTTAGCCTCCTTACCCTACCCATATTCTGGGTGTTCTTTGGCTGGTTGAGAAGGTGGTACGTCGAGACCAGCGTGGTGAAGTCACCGTTTAACTTCTTCCTCTTCGACTGGTTCCACAGGCTCTACCACTCTGCCCTACCGGCCAGTGAGCTTGGATATGTGGGATGGTACATAATGACCTCAATGGTGGTTGGATACATCCTGAGGAAGCTCCTGGACATGGGTTAAATTTAAAAACACTCCACGAAAAGGCATTGCGAGGTGAGAGAAAATGAAACCCATGTACAAGTCAAGATCATGGAAACGGAAGTACGTTAGGACACCCGGTGGGAGAACCGTCATACACTTCGAGCGCAAGAAGCCGAAGGTTGCACACTGTGCGATGTGCGGCAGACCCCTTAACGGTTATCCACGTGGCAGACCCGGGGACATTAGGAAGCTTCCAAAGACTGCAAAGAGACCTGAGCGCCCATATCCGAACCTCTGTCCCAGCTGCATGAGGAAAGTTCTGAAGGCCCAGGTCAGAGCAGGCATTGTCCTTTGAGTTTCCCGCAGAAGTGATCGGCATGCCAAAGAACTGCTTGGTAATAACCGTCAGTGGATTGGCGGGTTCTGGGACAACCACCCTCTGTCGGAACCTCGCCAGGCACTATGGATTCAAGCATATCTACGCCGGCTTAATCTTCCGGCAGATGGCCCGGGAGATGGGCATGACCCTGAGGGAGTTCCAGGAGTATGCCGAACTTCATCCCGAGATCGATCGTGAGGTTGACAGGAGGCAGGTGGAGGCAGCCAAGGAGTGCAACGTTGTCATCGAGGGCAGGTTGGCCGGTTGGATGGTTAAGGATGCTGACCTCAAGATATGGCTCGATGCCCCGATGCGTGTTCGTGCAGAGCGCGTTGCTAGAAGGGAGGGCACTACGGTAGAGGAAGCCTTTATGTCCATCGCCGAGAGGGAGAAGGGCAACAGGAAAAGGTATTTAAACCTCTACGGGATTGATGTTGAGGATCTCTCGATATATGATCTGATAATTGATACTTCAAAATGGGGACCCGGTGGCGTCTTCGCGATTGTGAAGGCCGCCATCGACCACCTAAGCCCCGATGGCGACACGGGGTCGGGAAGGGACCCGCGCAAGAAAAAATGAGGAGGTGGGATGAATGCCAGCCATGGAAGTTGGAAGGCTTGCCGTTATAATTGCCGGAAGAAGGGCCGGGGAGAAGGTCGTCGTCGTTGACGTCATCGACAGGAACTTCGTCCTCGTTACCGGCGCTGGCCTCAACAAGGTCAAGCGCAGGAGGATGAACGTCAAGCACCTCGAGCCCCTTCCGGAGAAGGTCAGCATCGAGCGCGGCGCAGACGACGAGGCCGTCAAGGCCGCCCTTGAGCAGGCTGGAATCAGCCTTGAGTGAATTGCAGAGGCCTCTCGGCCTCTTCTTACTTCCCAACGCTTTTAAGTATAATCCCTGAAACCCTTACTGGTGATTCAATGAAAACCGCCTTACTTACCGGTGCCACAGGCGGCATTGGAGAGCTTCTCGTTGAGGGACTCGTCGAGAGGAACTACCGTGTTGTTGGAGTGGCGAGGAACAGGGAAAAACTCCGTGAACTTCAGGAAAAACTGCCGGCTTTTGAGTACATAGTTACAGACTTGACCGGGGAGGACTTTCCAAGCACGATTCTGAAGGGGCTTGAGAGGCTCGGTGCGCAAAAGATTGACCTTCTCATAAACAACGCCGGCCTTGCGGTGAGAAAGCCACTTCTTGAGCATTCAGGCGGGGAGCTGGAGAACCTGTTTCGGGTGAACGCACTCGCCCCGGTGGAACTTACAAATGCGGTTCTCCCGATGCTTCCGAAGGGTTCGACTGTGGTGTTCATAATCAGCGGCGTTGCTTTTATCAACGTGCCGGAGATTCCCTCCTACTGTGCCTCTAAGGGTGCACTCCACTACTTGGCAGTGAACCTCGAAAAGGAGCTCCTGGATAGGGGAATCCATATTATGAGGGTGTATCCCAAGCAGGTCAAGACCGGATTCTGGAACGGAAAGGTTCCGAAGGGCTCGATAGAGCCGGAAGATGTTGCACGGGCAGTGTTCAAGGGGCTCGAAAAGGGTAAGAGGGAAGTTTTTGTGCCGGGCTACCTGAAACTCGTCAAATATCTCCCCAACTGGCCGGTCTTTACCTATCGGTTTAAATACTAAGCTCAGGTTTATAAGGCACTATCCCGAACTTAGGGCGATAACGCTCACCGGGTGATGCTCATGGCGAGGGATGAAGTGAGGAGAATCCTTCCGGCTGACATAAAGCGAGAAGTCCTTGTCAAGGACGAGAAGGCCGAGACCAATCCGAAGTGGGGCTTTCCGCCCGAGAAGAGACCGATGGAGATGCACATGCGGTTTGGCATAATAAACCTCGACAAGCCGCCGGGGCCGACGAGCCACGAGGTCGTTGCCTGGATCAAGAGGCTCTTCGACCTGAACAAGGCCGGCCACGGCGGAACCCTCGACCCCAAGGTCAGCGGTGTTCTGCCGGTTGCCCTCGAGAGGGCCACGAGGGTCGTCCAGGCTCTCCTGCCGGCAGGTAAGGAGTACGTGGCCCTGATGCACCTCCACGGCGACGTTCCGGAGGGAAGAATTAGGGCGGTTATGAAGGAGTTTGAAGGGGAGATAATCCAGAGGCCCCCGCTCAGGAGCGCGGTCAAGAGAAGGCTCAGGACGAGAAAGGTTTACTACATCGAGATACTCGAGATAGACGGCAAGGACGTGCTCTTCCGCGTTGGAGTTGAGGCCGGAACCTACATAAGGTCGCTTATCCACCACATTGGTCTCGCCCTCGGAGTCGGTGCCCACATGGCCGAGCTGAGGAGAACGAGGAGCGGCCCCTTCAAAGAGGATGAAACTTTGGTGACGCTCCACGACCTCATCGACTACTACCACTTCTGGAAGGACGACGGGATAGAGGAATACTTCAGGAAGGCTATCCAGCCCATGGAAAAAGCGGTGGAGCACCTCCCCAAGGTTTGGATTAGAGATTCGGCCGTTGCGGCGGTAACCTACGGCGCCGACCTTGCCGTTCCGGGAATAGTGAAGCTCAACAAGGGCATCAAGAAGGGTGACCTGGTTGCCGTCATGACACTCAAGGATGAACTCGTTGCCCTCGGTAAGGCCACCATTACGAGCGGCGAGATGCTCCAGAGGAGCAAGGGAATAGCGGTTGGTGTTGACAAGGTCTTCATGCCGAGGGATTGGTACCCGAAGCTGTGGTAGCGGCCCTTGCTGACGCATGTTGAGGCAAAGCCTCAACACCTCAGGAAGCTTTGCTTCTCAAGGAGTGCCGGCTGAGGATTTAATGCTTTTTTGGCTTGATTTTCTGTCTTTGGTGAGTTTAGTACACGGTTTCCTAAGAACAGTTTTGGCTGGAACGTCGATATTGAGTGCAGGTTTTTGTTGGTATCAAACTCTCGTTGGAGTTGTCATCAATCAGTGCATGATTTCTTCTGCCTGAATAGTAAGGCACTCTTTGATCAGTTCTCTAAAAATTGTGTTTATTCTGTCCCCCTGTATCTGCTTAGATCTGTTCTGGAAGGTCAATGCTCTGTGTGAGTATTTTATAACTTATTTATAGAAAAATTTTTAAGTAATTGATTTTTATATCTATTAATGATCTCCGAAGGTGTCCACATGAGGGGCCGGAGTAGAAAGGCTGGTGCAGTATTTTTGCTTGCCATAGTCCTGAGTCTGGGCTTCAACGTTACCTATGGGGCAAGAAATACAGCCTCATTGAAGCCCGAAGAAGCATACTGGGCAGAGGAACTTCGGAGAGACCCTCCTCCGGTGAAGGTCAATGAAACCGTGATGGCAATGGTTGAGGAGCGAGATACTTGAGGAGTTCAACGGGGAACTGTGTACCATGAGT
The genomic region above belongs to Thermococcus sp. and contains:
- the secY gene encoding preprotein translocase subunit SecY, which gives rise to MGRLRDLTFALERYFPEVERPKRRVPLKEKFMWTGIVLLLYFILAEMPLYGMPKNIQDYFATLRFVLAGRSGSLLTLGIGPIVTASIIMQLLVGSEIVHLDLSNHEDRRFYQAAQKLFAVFMSFFEAGVYVFAGAFGRVDSNLSAFQTVTTPQGAAFIGLGLAILLLLQLGFASTMLILLDELVSKWGIGSGISLFIAAGVSQQVIVKSLSPMTTSSYIDPVTGGPAIIGAIPAFIQHLIHGDVSGAIYRGALPDMLDLTATIIVFLVVVYLESMRVEIPLSYGRVTVRGRYPIRFMYVSNIPIILTFALYANVQLWARLLYSRGITWLGTFDSRGNPASGIVTYLYPTRDIYHVIAQPGHALIYAVSTIIWALIFGFLWVELTGLDAKSIARQLQQAGLQIPGFRRDPRILERVLNRYIPYVTFWGSFTLAIVAVLADFLGALGTGTGILLTVGILYRFYEEIAREQATEMFPMLRKFFTK
- a CDS encoding 50S ribosomal protein L14e; translation: MPAMEVGRLAVIIAGRRAGEKVVVVDVIDRNFVLVTGAGLNKVKRRRMNVKHLEPLPEKVSIERGADDEAVKAALEQAGISLE
- a CDS encoding SDR family oxidoreductase — its product is MKTALLTGATGGIGELLVEGLVERNYRVVGVARNREKLRELQEKLPAFEYIVTDLTGEDFPSTILKGLERLGAQKIDLLINNAGLAVRKPLLEHSGGELENLFRVNALAPVELTNAVLPMLPKGSTVVFIISGVAFINVPEIPSYCASKGALHYLAVNLEKELLDRGIHIMRVYPKQVKTGFWNGKVPKGSIEPEDVARAVFKGLEKGKREVFVPGYLKLVKYLPNWPVFTYRFKY
- a CDS encoding adenylate kinase; amino-acid sequence: MPFVVMITGIPGVGKSTITKLALKQVRVKFRLLNFGDLMFEEAVKAGLVSHRDEMRKLNPDLQRRLQMKVAEKIVEISQKEPVLIDTHATIRTPVGYLLGFPREVIEVINPNFIVIIEATPSEILGRRLRDLKRDRDVETEEQIQRHQDLNRAAAVSYAMHSNALIKVIENHEDKGLEEAVYELVEVLNLAVGEYA
- a CDS encoding RNA-guided pseudouridylation complex pseudouridine synthase subunit Cbf5; its protein translation is MARDEVRRILPADIKREVLVKDEKAETNPKWGFPPEKRPMEMHMRFGIINLDKPPGPTSHEVVAWIKRLFDLNKAGHGGTLDPKVSGVLPVALERATRVVQALLPAGKEYVALMHLHGDVPEGRIRAVMKEFEGEIIQRPPLRSAVKRRLRTRKVYYIEILEIDGKDVLFRVGVEAGTYIRSLIHHIGLALGVGAHMAELRRTRSGPFKEDETLVTLHDLIDYYHFWKDDGIEEYFRKAIQPMEKAVEHLPKVWIRDSAVAAVTYGADLAVPGIVKLNKGIKKGDLVAVMTLKDELVALGKATITSGEMLQRSKGIAVGVDKVFMPRDWYPKLW
- a CDS encoding DUF106 domain-containing protein, giving the protein MLEGIYVFLDKVFGPMILHYQPIWVVTVAGAILGAFFTLLNYILVDQEKVKLLQKKSKEFQQKYRKAQLEKDEKKLRKMQQEQMELMKLQSEVMKDTMLKVSLLTLPIFWVFFGWLRRWYVETSVVKSPFNFFLFDWFHRLYHSALPASELGYVGWYIMTSMVVGYILRKLLDMG
- a CDS encoding 50S ribosomal protein L34e, producing MKPMYKSRSWKRKYVRTPGGRTVIHFERKKPKVAHCAMCGRPLNGYPRGRPGDIRKLPKTAKRPERPYPNLCPSCMRKVLKAQVRAGIVL
- the cmk gene encoding (d)CMP kinase; the encoded protein is MPKNCLVITVSGLAGSGTTTLCRNLARHYGFKHIYAGLIFRQMAREMGMTLREFQEYAELHPEIDREVDRRQVEAAKECNVVIEGRLAGWMVKDADLKIWLDAPMRVRAERVARREGTTVEEAFMSIAEREKGNRKRYLNLYGIDVEDLSIYDLIIDTSKWGPGGVFAIVKAAIDHLSPDGDTGSGRDPRKKK